One Microbacterium keratanolyticum DNA window includes the following coding sequences:
- a CDS encoding TMEM175 family protein, which yields MSRASSSRQLSVERFTAFVDAVVAIAMTLLILPLMEAVSDASDEHLSTLEFLADHRGQLISFALSFALIAMFWMEHHRVYGQVRSVTAPLVVINVAWLFTIVWLPVATAMVGQMPFDSAQAAVYIGSLIATQLLTLTAKAYLLRHPQMHEWGEERMRSGIIGDTASTLLFGVALALAVTVPGIAYASLLLTALTWPVSLLIRRILRRDTPARTRG from the coding sequence GTGTCGCGCGCGTCATCCTCCCGTCAGCTGAGTGTCGAGCGGTTCACCGCGTTCGTCGACGCGGTGGTCGCGATCGCGATGACGCTGCTGATCCTGCCGCTCATGGAAGCGGTGTCGGACGCCAGCGACGAGCACCTCTCGACGCTGGAGTTCCTGGCCGATCATCGCGGGCAGCTCATCAGCTTCGCGCTGAGCTTCGCGCTGATCGCGATGTTCTGGATGGAGCACCACCGCGTGTACGGGCAGGTGCGCAGCGTCACCGCACCGCTCGTCGTGATCAACGTGGCGTGGCTGTTCACGATCGTGTGGCTTCCGGTCGCGACGGCGATGGTCGGGCAGATGCCGTTCGACTCTGCACAGGCGGCCGTCTACATCGGCTCGCTGATCGCGACCCAGCTGCTCACTCTCACGGCCAAGGCCTATCTGCTGCGGCATCCGCAGATGCACGAGTGGGGCGAGGAGCGCATGCGCTCGGGCATCATCGGCGACACCGCGTCGACGCTGCTTTTCGGTGTCGCCCTCGCCCTGGCCGTCACCGTGCCGGGAATCGCCTACGCCAGCCTGCTGCTGACAGCGCTCACCTGGCCGGTCTCGCTGCTGATTCGTCGGATCCTCCGCCGAGACACGCCCGCTCGCACACGCGGGTAG
- a CDS encoding DUF937 domain-containing protein, producing the protein MDVNDILKLAPIDDIAEKFGVSTDVARQAVQEGSATLLGGLAKSAETESGSAAIEKALGKHGGFSGASKVDDIDQADGEKIVTHILGDKKEQVAETLTKEPQTAGIDFGKLLPILAPIVMGLIANSQKGSAPAGQQSGGGIGDILGGLLGGGNQSGSGGGGLGDIIGGLGGLLGGGNQGGSGGGIDLGGLLGGLLGGKK; encoded by the coding sequence ATGGACGTCAACGACATCCTCAAACTCGCACCGATCGATGACATCGCCGAGAAGTTCGGCGTCAGCACCGACGTCGCCCGCCAGGCCGTGCAGGAGGGCAGCGCGACGCTGCTCGGCGGTCTCGCGAAGTCGGCCGAGACCGAGAGCGGATCCGCTGCGATCGAGAAGGCCCTCGGAAAGCACGGCGGCTTCAGCGGCGCCTCGAAGGTCGATGACATCGACCAGGCCGACGGAGAGAAGATCGTCACCCACATCCTCGGCGACAAGAAGGAGCAGGTCGCGGAGACCCTGACGAAAGAGCCCCAGACCGCCGGCATCGACTTCGGCAAGCTCCTTCCCATCCTCGCCCCCATCGTCATGGGGCTGATCGCCAACAGCCAGAAGGGATCGGCTCCGGCCGGTCAGCAGTCCGGCGGCGGCATCGGCGACATCCTCGGAGGCCTGCTCGGCGGCGGCAACCAGAGTGGCTCGGGCGGTGGCGGACTCGGTGACATCATCGGCGGCCTCGGTGGCCTGCTCGGCGGCGGCAACCAGGGCGGCTCGGGTGGCGGCATCGATCTCGGAGGACTGCTGGGCGGTCTGCTCGGCGGCAAGAAGTAG
- the tilS gene encoding tRNA lysidine(34) synthetase TilS encodes MPSLSPAVAELRRAVRSVVADLAERRMVVALSGGADSLALTAAVVFEAQKADATVVAVVVDHGLQEGSDAVAARAADAARALGADARVVRVDVDLAHPDGPEAAAREARYAALRTVARQEGAAAVLLGHTLDDQAETVLLGLARGSGAASLQGMAPERVDDEGLRWVRPLLSVRRETTRAACAASALEFWDDPHNFDPRYARVRVRESVLPVLEAELGPGIAEALARTAEQLREDADAFDEMIHETIEDIVEHAEAGISVSVAALAANPAALRNRIIRLVVDAEFGASLSRIQTLEVARLATDWSGQGPIDLPGCSAQRVGGQIVFTARG; translated from the coding sequence GTGCCTTCCCTCTCTCCTGCCGTCGCCGAGCTGCGCCGGGCCGTGCGTTCTGTCGTTGCCGATCTTGCAGAGCGCCGCATGGTGGTCGCGCTGTCGGGCGGAGCGGATTCGCTCGCGCTGACGGCCGCGGTCGTGTTCGAAGCGCAGAAGGCGGATGCCACGGTCGTGGCGGTCGTCGTCGATCACGGCTTGCAGGAGGGGTCGGATGCTGTCGCGGCGCGTGCCGCCGATGCTGCGCGTGCTCTCGGTGCCGACGCCCGCGTCGTTCGGGTCGACGTGGATCTCGCGCACCCCGACGGGCCGGAGGCCGCCGCGCGCGAGGCCCGCTACGCCGCACTGCGCACGGTCGCGCGCCAAGAGGGCGCCGCAGCGGTGCTGCTCGGGCACACGCTCGACGATCAGGCCGAGACCGTGCTACTGGGACTGGCCCGCGGCTCGGGCGCCGCGAGCCTGCAGGGCATGGCGCCGGAGCGCGTTGACGACGAGGGGCTGCGCTGGGTGCGGCCGCTGCTGAGCGTCCGCCGCGAGACGACGAGGGCCGCGTGCGCAGCATCCGCCCTCGAATTCTGGGACGACCCGCACAACTTCGATCCGCGATACGCACGCGTGCGGGTGCGGGAATCGGTTCTTCCCGTGCTCGAGGCCGAGCTCGGCCCGGGCATCGCCGAGGCACTCGCCCGCACCGCCGAGCAGCTGCGCGAAGACGCCGATGCGTTCGACGAGATGATCCACGAGACGATCGAAGACATCGTCGAGCACGCCGAAGCGGGCATCTCGGTCAGCGTCGCCGCACTCGCCGCGAACCCGGCAGCGCTGCGCAACCGCATCATCCGCCTTGTCGTCGATGCCGAGTTCGGGGCGAGTCTCAGCCGCATCCAGACGCTCGAAGTCGCGCGCCTCGCGACCGACTGGTCCGGGCAAGGCCCGATCGACCTGCCCGGCTGCTCCGCGCAGCGCGTCGGCGGGCAGATCGTGTTCACCGCCCGGGGCTGA
- a CDS encoding inorganic diphosphatase, translating into MGAHDAVIEIPRGSRVKYEVDHETGRVHLDRVLYTVFGYPADYGYFDNTLGEDGDPLDVLVLMDHSVYPGVVASVRPVAVLKMSDEAGGDDKLVAVLAKDPRWEHIQDIGDLAEYTKKEIEHFFEHYKDLEPNKWVKVDAWGDAAEAQRILDEAIERFGAEGH; encoded by the coding sequence ATGGGCGCACACGACGCCGTTATCGAGATCCCGCGCGGCAGCCGCGTGAAGTACGAGGTCGACCACGAGACCGGGCGAGTGCACCTCGACCGCGTGCTCTACACGGTCTTCGGCTACCCCGCTGACTACGGCTACTTCGACAACACGCTCGGCGAAGACGGCGACCCGCTCGACGTGCTCGTGCTCATGGACCACTCCGTGTACCCGGGCGTCGTCGCCTCGGTGCGTCCTGTCGCCGTGCTCAAGATGAGCGACGAGGCCGGCGGAGACGACAAGCTCGTGGCCGTCCTCGCGAAGGACCCGCGCTGGGAGCACATCCAGGACATCGGCGACCTCGCCGAGTACACGAAGAAGGAGATCGAGCACTTCTTCGAGCACTACAAGGACCTCGAGCCCAACAAGTGGGTCAAGGTCGACGCGTGGGGCGACGCCGCTGAGGCGCAGCGCATTCTCGACGAGGCCATCGAGCGTTTCGGCGCAGAGGGCCACTGA
- the ftsH gene encoding ATP-dependent zinc metalloprotease FtsH, giving the protein MDVKKITKNPLIYVALIGLLLIGGFMLISSLGAAKQISTQEGLELLKGDTVTKVVMTDGDQRVDMQLSKPFEGSESVQFYYVSERADSVISAINDAKPKDGFNDTVPKPTWFDGILSLLLPLILLGLLFWWLLSSAQGGGSKVMQFGKSRAKLVSKETPTVTFADVAGAEEALEELAEIKEFLQDPAKFQAIGARIPKGVLLYGPPGTGKTLLARAVAGEAGAPFYSISGSDFVEMFVGVGASRVRDLFTQAKENAPAIIFIDEIDAVGRHRGAGMGGGNDEREQTLNQMLVEMDGFDPNANVIVIAATNRADILDPALLRPGRFDRQIGVDAPDMKGRHKILEVHAKGKPLANGVDLETVARKTPGFTGADLANVLNEAALLTARSNAQLIDDRALDEAIDRVIAGPQRRTRVMKDKEKLITAYHEGGHALAAAAMNYSDPVTKITILPRGRALGYTMVLPVDDKYSVTRNELQDQLTYAMGGRVAEEIVFHDPTTGASNDIEKATDIARKMVTEYGMTTEVGPVKLGSGSAEMFVARDMNRGREYSESIAERVDEQVRKLIEQAHNEAYEVISANRDILDTLARELLEKETLDHHQIAEIFKDVRKLPPRELWLSSEDRPVSTLPPIDVPVTASEAGLAATTEADAPAKPGTATGTAGSTGHPRPATA; this is encoded by the coding sequence ATGGATGTGAAGAAGATCACCAAGAACCCCCTGATCTACGTGGCGCTCATCGGCCTGCTGCTGATCGGCGGGTTCATGCTGATCTCGAGCCTCGGCGCGGCCAAGCAGATCTCGACCCAGGAGGGTCTCGAACTGCTCAAGGGCGACACGGTCACGAAGGTCGTCATGACCGACGGTGACCAGCGCGTCGATATGCAGCTCTCGAAGCCCTTCGAGGGCTCTGAGTCCGTGCAGTTCTACTACGTCTCCGAGCGTGCAGACAGTGTGATCAGCGCGATCAACGATGCGAAGCCCAAGGACGGCTTCAACGACACGGTGCCCAAGCCCACCTGGTTTGACGGGATCCTCTCGCTGCTGCTGCCGCTGATCCTGCTCGGTCTGCTCTTCTGGTGGCTGCTGTCCTCCGCTCAGGGCGGCGGAAGCAAGGTCATGCAGTTCGGCAAGTCCCGCGCGAAGCTCGTCTCCAAGGAGACCCCGACCGTCACGTTCGCTGACGTCGCCGGTGCCGAAGAGGCACTCGAGGAGCTCGCCGAGATCAAGGAGTTCCTGCAGGACCCCGCCAAGTTCCAGGCGATCGGCGCGCGGATCCCGAAGGGCGTGCTGCTGTACGGCCCTCCCGGAACAGGAAAGACCCTGCTCGCCCGCGCCGTCGCCGGCGAGGCCGGAGCACCGTTCTACTCGATCTCGGGTTCGGACTTCGTCGAGATGTTCGTCGGTGTCGGAGCCTCGCGTGTGCGCGACCTCTTCACCCAGGCGAAGGAGAACGCCCCCGCGATCATCTTCATCGATGAGATCGACGCCGTCGGCCGCCACCGCGGCGCCGGTATGGGCGGCGGAAACGACGAGCGCGAGCAGACCCTCAACCAGATGCTCGTCGAGATGGATGGCTTCGACCCCAACGCGAACGTCATCGTGATCGCCGCGACGAACCGTGCCGACATCCTCGACCCCGCTCTTCTTCGCCCCGGCCGTTTCGACCGCCAGATCGGTGTCGACGCGCCCGACATGAAGGGGCGCCACAAGATCCTCGAGGTGCACGCCAAGGGCAAGCCCCTCGCGAACGGCGTCGACCTCGAGACCGTTGCACGCAAGACGCCCGGCTTCACCGGTGCCGATCTCGCCAACGTGCTCAACGAGGCCGCTCTGCTCACCGCGCGCTCCAACGCCCAGCTCATCGACGACCGCGCGCTGGATGAGGCCATCGACCGTGTGATCGCCGGTCCGCAGCGCCGCACCCGCGTGATGAAGGACAAGGAGAAGCTCATCACGGCGTACCACGAGGGCGGCCACGCCCTCGCCGCCGCCGCGATGAACTACAGCGACCCGGTGACCAAGATCACGATCCTGCCGCGTGGACGCGCTCTGGGGTACACGATGGTGCTGCCGGTCGATGACAAGTACTCCGTCACCCGCAACGAGCTGCAGGATCAGCTCACGTACGCCATGGGCGGTCGCGTCGCGGAAGAGATCGTCTTCCACGATCCGACGACGGGCGCATCGAACGACATCGAGAAGGCGACCGACATCGCCCGCAAGATGGTCACTGAGTACGGCATGACGACCGAGGTCGGTCCCGTGAAGCTCGGATCCGGCTCCGCCGAGATGTTCGTCGCACGCGACATGAACCGCGGACGCGAGTACTCCGAGTCGATCGCCGAGCGCGTCGACGAGCAGGTGCGCAAGCTCATCGAGCAGGCGCACAACGAGGCGTACGAGGTCATCAGCGCGAACCGCGACATTCTCGACACGCTCGCCCGCGAGCTGCTCGAGAAGGAGACGCTCGACCACCACCAGATCGCTGAGATCTTCAAGGACGTGCGCAAGCTGCCGCCGCGTGAGCTGTGGCTCTCGAGCGAAGACCGCCCGGTCTCGACGCTGCCTCCGATCGACGTTCCCGTCACGGCCAGCGAAGCAGGACTTGCCGCGACGACCGAGGCGGATGCCCCCGCGAAGCCCGGCACGGCCACCGGCACCGCAGGCAGCACCGGTCACCCCCGTCCCGCGACGGCCTGA
- the hpt gene encoding hypoxanthine phosphoribosyltransferase, with amino-acid sequence MRAADIQQDLAKILVTEEQIIAKLDELAARVADDYAGKDLVLVGVLKGAVMVMADFARALPMHAPMDWMAVSSYGASTKSSGVVQIRKDLDTDLHGKHVLIVEDIIDSGLTLSWLLENFESRGAESIEVLALLRKPEAAKVVIDCKYVGFDIPTDFVVGYGLDYAERYRNLRDVAVLAPHVYS; translated from the coding sequence ATGCGTGCAGCCGACATCCAGCAAGACCTCGCCAAGATCCTCGTCACCGAGGAGCAGATCATCGCCAAGCTGGACGAGCTCGCCGCTCGCGTGGCCGACGACTACGCCGGTAAAGACCTCGTGCTCGTGGGCGTGCTGAAGGGTGCGGTCATGGTCATGGCCGACTTCGCCCGCGCGCTGCCGATGCACGCGCCGATGGACTGGATGGCCGTGTCGAGCTACGGCGCCAGCACGAAGTCGAGCGGTGTCGTGCAGATCCGCAAAGACCTCGACACCGACCTCCACGGCAAGCACGTCCTCATCGTGGAAGACATCATCGACTCGGGCCTGACGCTCAGCTGGCTGCTCGAGAACTTCGAGTCCCGCGGCGCCGAGTCGATCGAGGTTCTCGCCCTGCTGCGCAAGCCCGAAGCCGCGAAGGTCGTCATCGACTGCAAGTACGTCGGCTTCGACATCCCCACCGACTTCGTGGTCGGCTATGGCCTCGACTACGCCGAGCGCTACCGGAACCTGCGCGACGTCGCGGTTCTCGCGCCGCACGTCTACAGCTGA